Proteins co-encoded in one Blastocatellia bacterium genomic window:
- a CDS encoding transcriptional regulator, translating into MADFDRLIHERTRLAIISTLAVNDSLSFNELKQLIRTTDGNLSVHARKLEEAGYIACVKSFEGRIPKTEYRLTPAGRQALERYLNHMEAIIKAARG; encoded by the coding sequence ATGGCTGATTTTGATCGCTTGATTCACGAGCGCACTCGGTTGGCGATCATTAGCACACTGGCTGTGAACGATTCACTCAGTTTCAATGAGTTAAAACAGTTGATACGCACGACGGATGGCAATTTGAGCGTTCATGCGCGTAAACTGGAAGAGGCTGGCTACATTGCTTGTGTCAAGTCGTTTGAAGGACGAATACCGAAGACCGAGTATCGTCTGACACCGGCTGGACGGCAGGCGCTGGAGCGTTATCTGAATCACATGGAGGCTATTATTAAGGCCGCGCGAGGATAG
- a CDS encoding secondary thiamine-phosphate synthase enzyme YjbQ has translation MKGRNMVASVGIGEQSMTRFKVQHRAIYVQTHERFQFVDLTDVIADIVRQSRVQNGWVNVQTRHTTTAIVVNEHEPLLLEDMKKMLERMAPQDGIYQHDDFDVRTVNMGPDEPANGHAHCKAILLGASETLNIVDGELGLGRWQRIFLIELDQAKERTVSVMIMGET, from the coding sequence ATGAAAGGTCGCAATATGGTCGCATCAGTTGGCATTGGTGAGCAGTCCATGACACGGTTCAAGGTTCAACACAGGGCAATCTACGTGCAGACTCACGAGCGCTTTCAATTCGTTGACTTGACGGACGTGATTGCTGACATTGTGCGCCAGTCGCGTGTGCAAAACGGCTGGGTCAATGTTCAAACACGACACACGACGACGGCGATTGTCGTCAATGAGCATGAACCGCTCTTACTGGAGGATATGAAAAAAATGCTGGAACGGATGGCGCCGCAGGACGGCATTTATCAACACGACGATTTTGACGTCCGAACTGTCAACATGGGTCCTGATGAACCGGCCAATGGTCATGCTCACTGCAAAGCGATCTTGTTGGGCGCTTCCGAAACCTTGAACATTGTTGATGGAGAGTTAGGCCTTGGTCGCTGGCAACGCATTTTCTTAATTGAGTTAGACCAAGCCAAAGAGCGCACCGTGTCTGTGATGATTATGGGAGAAACTTGA
- a CDS encoding ABC transporter ATP-binding protein — protein MSDLVIETENLRKEFGARVAVKGLTLQVRRGEVFGFLGPNGAGKTTSMKMLLGLSRPTSGHATILGRALGDVAVRRAIGFLPEHFRFHEWLTAAEFLHVHGRFYGMSSAHLCRRVPALLELVGLADHRNKKLRTFSKGMLQRIGLAQALLNDPELIFLDEPTSGLDPVGRILVRDIVHDQRRRGATVFLNSHLLSEVEVTCDRVAFIKHGEVLQTKQLHDTASEGTQVVVRATHVTSEVLNGLASRVGPIEVEGDTFTFRISDASVVPEVTRYLVAHGVDVYEITPQRLSLEQWFIRIVGTDGGL, from the coding sequence GTGTCTGATCTGGTCATTGAGACCGAAAATTTACGCAAGGAGTTCGGCGCGAGAGTAGCGGTCAAAGGCCTCACCTTGCAGGTGCGACGGGGTGAGGTCTTTGGCTTCTTAGGTCCCAATGGCGCGGGCAAGACCACTTCGATGAAAATGTTGTTGGGGTTGTCGCGGCCCACCAGTGGACATGCAACCATCTTGGGACGTGCGCTTGGTGATGTGGCTGTCCGTCGCGCAATCGGATTTTTGCCTGAGCATTTTCGCTTTCACGAGTGGTTGACAGCCGCTGAGTTTCTCCATGTGCACGGGCGGTTCTACGGCATGTCATCAGCGCATCTGTGTCGGCGCGTGCCGGCCTTGCTTGAGTTGGTTGGTTTGGCCGACCATCGCAATAAGAAATTGCGAACATTTTCCAAAGGCATGTTGCAACGAATTGGCTTGGCGCAGGCGCTTCTGAACGACCCGGAATTGATTTTCCTCGACGAGCCAACATCGGGGCTTGATCCTGTCGGGCGCATACTGGTGCGCGACATCGTACACGATCAACGCCGTCGGGGCGCAACGGTGTTTCTCAACTCGCACCTGCTCAGCGAAGTTGAAGTCACCTGTGACCGGGTGGCGTTCATCAAACATGGCGAAGTCCTACAGACCAAGCAACTGCATGACACGGCGAGCGAAGGCACACAGGTAGTCGTTCGTGCGACTCATGTGACCTCTGAGGTTCTCAATGGACTTGCGTCGCGAGTCGGGCCGATTGAGGTAGAAGGCGACACGTTCACGTTTCGTATCTCCGACGCCTCAGTGGTGCCCGAGGTCACACGTTATTTGGTTGCCCATGGCGTGGACGTCTACGAGATCACACCGCAGCGATTGTCGCTGGAACAGTGGTTCATTCGCATCGTCGGCACGGACGGAGGCTTATGA
- a CDS encoding ABC transporter permease yields MIRPVAVLTERTFGSSSSRFRWLRSTLLMARLTLHEARRRKILWAAFGLGSVLLTLYGVGLFYIVKESLTHDLSPIRRNQTYNIIAVMGLYAVNYLTVLMTILISVDTLAGEIATGTIQSIATKPIRRLEIVLGKWIGFASLLSLYLLFMAGGILILTYAQTGFIPRHVLRGLALVQLESLLLLSVTFLWGTMFSTLTTGVLTLGLQGVAFIGGWIEQYGVIENNQTVTKVGLLASLIMPSESLWRRAAFEWQSAIINATGYSPFSGVSVPSDAMVVYAGVYLLIALGLAIHQFAHRDL; encoded by the coding sequence ATGATCCGACCGGTTGCAGTTCTAACCGAGAGAACATTCGGTTCATCGTCGAGTCGCTTCCGTTGGCTGCGCTCAACTTTATTGATGGCGCGCCTGACTCTTCATGAAGCCCGGCGAAGAAAAATCCTATGGGCTGCATTTGGGCTGGGCAGTGTATTGCTGACGCTTTATGGCGTCGGGTTGTTTTACATCGTCAAAGAGAGTCTCACTCACGATCTAAGCCCGATCAGGCGCAATCAGACTTACAACATCATTGCTGTCATGGGACTTTATGCTGTGAATTACCTGACAGTCTTGATGACGATTTTGATCTCAGTGGATACGTTGGCCGGCGAGATTGCGACGGGAACGATTCAATCCATTGCGACGAAACCGATTCGACGCCTCGAGATTGTGCTCGGCAAATGGATCGGGTTCGCCAGCCTGTTGAGCTTATATCTTTTGTTCATGGCCGGCGGAATCCTAATCCTCACATACGCGCAAACCGGTTTTATCCCGCGGCATGTGTTACGAGGGTTGGCCTTGGTTCAATTGGAAAGCCTGTTGCTTTTGTCGGTCACGTTTTTGTGGGGGACGATGTTCTCCACGCTGACAACCGGTGTGCTGACATTAGGCCTGCAAGGCGTCGCGTTTATTGGCGGTTGGATTGAACAGTACGGCGTGATCGAGAATAACCAAACTGTCACTAAGGTCGGGCTGCTGGCCAGCTTAATCATGCCCAGTGAATCGCTCTGGCGGCGTGCCGCCTTTGAATGGCAATCTGCCATCATTAATGCAACAGGGTATTCACCGTTTAGTGGTGTTTCCGTGCCCAGTGATGCGATGGTGGTGTATGCCGGCGTCTACCTGCTGATAGCCTTGGGTCTGGCGATTCATCAATTCGCACATCGAGATTTGTAA